A region of Arabidopsis thaliana chromosome 5, partial sequence DNA encodes the following proteins:
- the RAN-1 gene encoding RAS-related nuclear protein-1 (RAS-related nuclear protein-1 (RAN-1); FUNCTIONS IN: protein binding, GTP binding, GTPase activity; INVOLVED IN: response to cadmium ion, response to salt stress, protein import into nucleus; LOCATED IN: apoplast, cell wall, plasma membrane; EXPRESSED IN: 6 plant structures; EXPRESSED DURING: L mature pollen stage, M germinated pollen stage; CONTAINS InterPro DOMAIN/s: Ran GTPase (InterPro:IPR002041), Small GTP-binding protein (InterPro:IPR005225), Ras (InterPro:IPR013753); BEST Arabidopsis thaliana protein match is: RAN GTPase 3 (TAIR:AT5G55190.1); Has 1807 Blast hits to 1807 proteins in 277 species: Archae - 0; Bacteria - 0; Metazoa - 736; Fungi - 347; Plants - 385; Viruses - 0; Other Eukaryotes - 339 (source: NCBI BLink).) — protein sequence MALPNQQTVDYPSFKLVIVGDGGTGKTTFVKRHLTGEFEKKYEPTIGVEVHPLDFFTNCGKIRFYCWDTAGQEKFGGLRDGYYIHGQCAIIMFDVTARLTYKNVPTWHRDLCRVCENIPIVLCGNKVDVKNRQVKAKQVTFHRKKNLQYYEISAKSNYNFEKPFLYLARKLAGDQNLHFVETPALAPPEVHIDIADQQKNEAELLQAAAQPLPDDDDDIFE from the exons ATG GCTCTACCTAACCAGCAAACCGTAGATTATCCCAGCTTCAAGCTTGTCATTGTTGGTGATGGAGGCACAG GGAAGACTACTTTTGTTAAGAGACATCTTACTGGGGAGTTTGAGAAGAAGTATGAAC CTACTATTGGTGTGGAGGTTCATCCATTAGATTTCTTCACAAACTGTGGCAAGATCCGTTTTTACTGCTGGGACACTGCTGGACAAGAGAAATTTGGTGGCCTTAGGGATGGATACTA CATCCATGGTCAATGTGCTATAATAATGTTTGACGTCACAGCACGGCTCACATACAAGAATGTTCCGACATGGCACCGTGATCTCTGCAGGGTGTGTGAAAACATCCCGATTGTTCTGTGTGGGAACAAAGTTGATGTGAAGAACAGGCAAGTGAAGGCAAAGCAGGTTACATTCCACAGGAAGAAGAATCTGCAGTACTATGAGATATCAGCAAAGAGCAACTACAACTTTGAGAAGCCTTTCTTGTACCTTGCTAGAAAACTGGCTGGAGACCAAAACCTTCACTTTGTGGAGACACCAGCGCTTGCTCCACCAGAGGTTCACATTGACATTGCTGATCAGCAGAAGAACGAGGCCGAGCTCTTACAGGCTGCAGCTCAACCCCTCCccgatgacgatgatgatatCTTTGAGTAA
- the RAN2 gene encoding RAS-related GTP-binding nuclear protein 2 (RAS-related GTP-binding nuclear protein 2 (RAN2); FUNCTIONS IN: protein binding, GTP binding, GTPase activity; INVOLVED IN: response to cadmium ion, protein import into nucleus; LOCATED IN: nucleolus, nucleus, cytoplasm; EXPRESSED IN: cotyledon, guard cell, cultured cell; EXPRESSED DURING: seedling growth; CONTAINS InterPro DOMAIN/s: Ran GTPase (InterPro:IPR002041), Small GTP-binding protein (InterPro:IPR005225), Ras (InterPro:IPR013753); BEST Arabidopsis thaliana protein match is: RAN GTPase 3 (TAIR:AT5G55190.1); Has 1807 Blast hits to 1807 proteins in 277 species: Archae - 0; Bacteria - 0; Metazoa - 736; Fungi - 347; Plants - 385; Viruses - 0; Other Eukaryotes - 339 (source: NCBI BLink).): MALPNQQTVDYPSFKLVIVGDGGTGKTTFVKRHLTGEFEKKYEPTIGVEVHPLDFFTNCGKIRFYCWDTAGQEKFGGLRDGYYIHGQCAIIMFDVTARLTYKNVPTWHRDLCRVCENIPIVLCGNKVDVKNRQVKAKQVTFHRKKNLQYYEISAKSNYNFEKPFLYLARKLAGDQNLHFVESPALAPPEVHLDIAAQQQNEADLAAAAAQPLPDDDDDAFE, from the exons ATG GCTCTACCTAACCAACAAACCGTAGATTATCCTAGCTTCAAGCTCGTCATCGTTGGTGATGGAGGCACAG GGAAAACGACCTTTGTGAAGAGACATCTTACTGGGGAGTTTGAGAAGAAGTATGAAC CTACTATTGGTGTGGAGGTTCATCCTTTGGATTTCTTCACAAACTGCGGAAAGATCCGTTTTTACTGCTGGGATACTGCTGGACAAGAGAAATTTGGTGGCCTTAGGGATGGATACTA CATCCATGGTCAATGTGCGATAATAATGTTTGACGTCACAGCAAGGCTCACATACAAGAATGTTCCGACATGGCATCGTGATCTTTGCAGGGTGTGTGAAAACATCCCGATTGTTCTGTGTGGAAACAAAGTCGATGTGAAGAACAGGCAAGTGAAGGCAAAGCAAGTCACATTCCACAGGAAGAAGAATCTGCAGTACTATGAGATATCAGCAAAGAGCAACTACAACTTCGAGAAGCCTTTCTTGTACCTTGCTAGGAAACTGGCTGGAGACCAGAACCTTCACTTTGTGGAGTCACCAGCTCTTGCTCCACCAGAGGTTCACCTTGACATTGCTGCTCAGCAGCAGAATGAGGCCGATCTTGCAGCTGCTGCAGCTCAGCCTCTCcccgatgatgatgatgacgcaTTTGAGTAA
- a CDS encoding Plant Tudor-like RNA-binding protein (Plant Tudor-like RNA-binding protein; FUNCTIONS IN: RNA binding; INVOLVED IN: biological_process unknown; LOCATED IN: cellular_component unknown; EXPRESSED IN: 19 plant structures; EXPRESSED DURING: 13 growth stages; CONTAINS InterPro DOMAIN/s: ENT (InterPro:IPR005491), Tudor-like, plant (InterPro:IPR014002), Agenet (InterPro:IPR008395); BEST Arabidopsis thaliana protein match is: Plant Tudor-like RNA-binding protein (TAIR:AT4G32440.1); Has 1807 Blast hits to 1807 proteins in 277 species: Archae - 0; Bacteria - 0; Metazoa - 736; Fungi - 347; Plants - 385; Viruses - 0; Other Eukaryotes - 339 (source: NCBI BLink).) — protein sequence MRFNKGTKVEVLSKSSVPSGAWRSAEIISGNGHYYTVMYDHNDGTERVPRKSMRPEPPRLQVLDAWCPGDILEVFQSCSWKMAIVSKVLGNGCFLVRLLGSSLKFKVTKSDIRVRQSWQDNEWIMIGQGTSRLSAQTSTGELRRKVNPKGDYISSESKDKLDESDVPLSVGLKKRTYSLVEPHNQTRALAAYPPRFREEVKEEEEDRESVASSVGSCCMDTDGLSAVSFNPIETGNSSDTESSSCGYGKVKKLVVPRKGSEAADVHRLELDAYRSSIERLHASGPIITWEQETWITNLRLKLNISNEEHLMQIRNLISDDNSTIYR from the exons ATGAGATTCAACAAGGGAACTAAAGTCGAAGTGTTGAGCAAATCATCGGTTCCATCTGGCGCCTGGCGGTCTGCAGAGATCATATCAGGAAATGGGCATTACTACACTGTCATGTATGATCATAATGATGGTACAGAGAGGGTACCGAGGAAGAGTATGAGGCCTGAGCCTCCTCGTTTACAAGTTCTTGATGCTTGGTGTCCTGGTGACATTCTTGAGGTTTTCCAAAGTTGTTCGTGGAAGATGGCAATCGTTTCCAAGGTTTTAGGAAACGGTTGTTTCTTGGTTAGATTACTTGGTTCCTCACTGAAGTTCAAGGTGACTAAATCCGATATTCGGGTTAGACAATCTTGGCAAGATAACGAGTGGATCATGATTGGACAG GGTACATCAAGATTAAGCGCACAGACTTCAACAGGAGAACTAAGGAGAAAGGTGAATCCGAAAGGCGACTACATTTCATCTGAGAGCAAAGACAAGCTTGATGAGTCTGATGTACCTTTGTCAGTAGGTCTAAAGAAACGGACTTACTCTTTGGTTGAACCTCACAATCAAACTAGAGCTTTAGCTGCTTATCCTCCAAGGTTTCGTGaagaagtgaaagaagaagaagaagatagagagagtgTTGCTTCTTCTGTTGGTAGTTGTTGCATGGATACTGATGGTCTCAGTGCTGTTTCATTCAATCCCATTGAAACCGGTAACTCTAGTGACACAGAGTCATCGTCTTGTGGCTACGGGAAGGTCAAGAAGTTGGTGGTTCCAAGAAAAGGCTCAGAGGCTGCTGATGTTCATAGGTTAGAGCTGGATGCATACCGAAGCAGTATCGAGAGATTGCACGCATCCGGACCAATCATAACATGGGAACAAGAAACGTGGATTACAAATCTCCGTCTCAAATTGAACATTTCGAATGAGGAACATCTGATGCAGATAAGAAACCTTATCTCTGACGATAACAGTACTATATACAGatag
- the IPT9 gene encoding isopentenyltransferase 9 (isopentenyltransferase 9 (IPT9); FUNCTIONS IN: tRNA dimethylallyltransferase activity, ATP binding; INVOLVED IN: tRNA processing, cytokinin biosynthetic process; EXPRESSED IN: 19 plant structures; EXPRESSED DURING: 13 growth stages; CONTAINS InterPro DOMAIN/s: tRNA delta(2)-isopentenylpyrophosphate transferase (InterPro:IPR018022), tRNA isopentenyltransferase (InterPro:IPR002627), Zeta toxin (InterPro:IPR010488); BEST Arabidopsis thaliana protein match is: isopentenyltransferase 1 (TAIR:AT1G68460.1); Has 30201 Blast hits to 17322 proteins in 780 species: Archae - 12; Bacteria - 1396; Metazoa - 17338; Fungi - 3422; Plants - 5037; Viruses - 0; Other Eukaryotes - 2996 (source: NCBI BLink).) → MVIGSGVFLTRTCYLRLQPPSLVLRRRFCAATTACSVPLNGNKKKKSEKEKVIVISGPTGAGKSRLAMELAKRLNGEIISADSVQVYKGLDVGSAKPSDSDRKVVPHHLIDILHPSQDYSVGQFYDDGRQATKDILNRGRVPIVTGGTGLYLRWFMYGKPDVPKPSPEVIAEAHDMLVGFQTEYNWDAAVELVVNAGDPKASSLPRNDWYRLRRSLEILKSTGSPPSSFRIPYDSFRVNLVAPDADDFLEDGSSADISIQNIETDLDYDFLCFFLSSPRVALYRSIDFRCEDMLSGPNGVLSEARWLLDLGLLPNSNPATRAIGYRQAMEYLLQCRRYEGESSPREFYAFLNKFQTASRNFAKRQMTWFRCEPMYHWLNASKPLDSILQCIYDAYESEAEMVEIPESLRMSKDVRDSREASELKGYRSKNRREDCSSVLEWIRSEGCKSEASCVESAIA, encoded by the exons ATGGTGATTGGCAGTGGCGTATTTTTGACCCGTACCTGTTACTTGAGACTTCAACCGCCAAGCCTTGTACTGCGCCGGAGATTCTGCGCAGCCACCACGGCCTGCTCTGTTCCTCTGAACgggaacaagaagaaaaagtctGAAAAGGAGAAGGTGATTGTGATTTCTGGGCCCACCGGCGCAGGAAAGAGCAGACTTGCCATGGAGCTCGCTAAGCGACTCAATGGCGAAATCATCAGTGCTGACTCCGTTCAG GTGTATAAAGGCCTTGATGTTGGATCAGCCAAGCCATCAGATAGCGATAGAAAG GTGGTGCCTCATCATCTTATCGACATTTTGCATCCGTCTCAAG ACTACTCTGTGGGGCAATTTTATGATGATGGAAGGCAAGCTACCAAAGATATTCTTAATAGAGGGCGTGTTCCCATTGTTACGGGTGGAACTGGATTGTATCTGCGATG GTTTATGTATGGGAAGCCGGATGTGCCTAAACCTTCTCCAGAAGTTATCGCTGAGGCCCATGATATGCTAGTTGGTTTTCAAACCGAATATAACTGGGACGCAGCTGTGGAGTTGGTGGTCAATGCTGGTGAtccaaaagcttcttctttacctCGTAATGATTGGTACAGACTACGCCGTAGCCTCGAGATACTCAAG TCAACTGGATCGCCTCCGTCTTCCTTTCGCATTCCTTATGATTCCTTTCGAGTAAATTTAGTTGCTCCTGATGCTGATGACTTCCTTGAGGACGGTTCATCTGCCGATATCTCTATCCAAAACATAGAGACAGATTTGGACTAtgactttctttgttttttcttgtcaagCCCACGGGTTGCTCTCTACAGATCTATTGATTTCAGATGTGAAGACATGCTTTCAG GACCCAATGGAGTTTTGTCAGAAGCTAGATGGCTTCTTGATCTTGGTCTTCTTCCAAACTCAAATCCTGCAACTCGTGCCATTGGGTACAGACAG GCCATGGAATATCTATTACAATGTCGTCGATATGAGGGCGAAAGTTCCCCTAGAGAATTTTATGCTTTCTTGAACAAATTTCAGACAGCATCCAG AAACTTTGCAAAAAGGCAAATGACATGGTTCCGGTGTGAGCCTATGTACCACTGGCTCAATGCTTCCAAACCTCTG GATTCAATACTTCAATGCATATACGATGCTTATGAGAGCGAAGCAGAGATGGTGGAGATACCGGAGTCTCTAAGAATGAGCAAAGACGTAAGAGATTCTCGAGAAGCTTCTGAACTAAAGGGGTATCGCTCCAAAAACAG ACGAGAGGACTGTTCTTCGGTGTTAGAATGGATCAGGAGTGAAGGATGTAAGAGTGAAGCTTCATGCGTGGAAAGCGCAATAGCATAA
- the IPT9 gene encoding isopentenyltransferase 9 (isopentenyltransferase 9 (IPT9); FUNCTIONS IN: tRNA dimethylallyltransferase activity, ATP binding; INVOLVED IN: tRNA processing, cytokinin biosynthetic process; EXPRESSED IN: 19 plant structures; EXPRESSED DURING: 13 growth stages; CONTAINS InterPro DOMAIN/s: tRNA delta(2)-isopentenylpyrophosphate transferase (InterPro:IPR018022), tRNA isopentenyltransferase (InterPro:IPR002627); BEST Arabidopsis thaliana protein match is: isopentenyltransferase 1 (TAIR:AT1G68460.1).): MVIGSGVFLTRTCYLRLQPPSLVLRRRFCAATTACSVPLNGNKKKKSEKEKVIVISGPTGAGKSRLAMELAKRLNGEIISADSVQVYKGLDVGSAKPSDSDRKVVPHHLIDILHPSQDYSVGQFYDDGRQATKDILNRGRVPIVTGGTGLYLRWFMYGKPDVPKPSPEVIAEAHDMLVGFQTEYNWDAAVELVVNAGDPKASSLPRNDWYRLRRSLEILKSTGSPPSSFRIPYDSFRVNLVAPDADDFLEDGSSADISIQNIETDLDYDFLCFFLSSPRVALYRSIDFRCEDMLSGPNGVLSEARWLLDLGLLPNSNPATRAIGYRQVNSLFPAMEYLLQCRRYEGESSPREFYAFLNKFQTASRNFAKRQMTWFRCEPMYHWLNASKPLDSILQCIYDAYESEAEMVEIPESLRMSKDVRDSREASELKGYRSKNRHFVRREDCSSVLEWIRSEGCKSEASCVESAIA; this comes from the exons ATGGTGATTGGCAGTGGCGTATTTTTGACCCGTACCTGTTACTTGAGACTTCAACCGCCAAGCCTTGTACTGCGCCGGAGATTCTGCGCAGCCACCACGGCCTGCTCTGTTCCTCTGAACgggaacaagaagaaaaagtctGAAAAGGAGAAGGTGATTGTGATTTCTGGGCCCACCGGCGCAGGAAAGAGCAGACTTGCCATGGAGCTCGCTAAGCGACTCAATGGCGAAATCATCAGTGCTGACTCCGTTCAG GTGTATAAAGGCCTTGATGTTGGATCAGCCAAGCCATCAGATAGCGATAGAAAG GTGGTGCCTCATCATCTTATCGACATTTTGCATCCGTCTCAAG ACTACTCTGTGGGGCAATTTTATGATGATGGAAGGCAAGCTACCAAAGATATTCTTAATAGAGGGCGTGTTCCCATTGTTACGGGTGGAACTGGATTGTATCTGCGATG GTTTATGTATGGGAAGCCGGATGTGCCTAAACCTTCTCCAGAAGTTATCGCTGAGGCCCATGATATGCTAGTTGGTTTTCAAACCGAATATAACTGGGACGCAGCTGTGGAGTTGGTGGTCAATGCTGGTGAtccaaaagcttcttctttacctCGTAATGATTGGTACAGACTACGCCGTAGCCTCGAGATACTCAAG TCAACTGGATCGCCTCCGTCTTCCTTTCGCATTCCTTATGATTCCTTTCGAGTAAATTTAGTTGCTCCTGATGCTGATGACTTCCTTGAGGACGGTTCATCTGCCGATATCTCTATCCAAAACATAGAGACAGATTTGGACTAtgactttctttgttttttcttgtcaagCCCACGGGTTGCTCTCTACAGATCTATTGATTTCAGATGTGAAGACATGCTTTCAG GACCCAATGGAGTTTTGTCAGAAGCTAGATGGCTTCTTGATCTTGGTCTTCTTCCAAACTCAAATCCTGCAACTCGTGCCATTGGGTACAGACAGGTGAACTCTTTATTTCCT GCCATGGAATATCTATTACAATGTCGTCGATATGAGGGCGAAAGTTCCCCTAGAGAATTTTATGCTTTCTTGAACAAATTTCAGACAGCATCCAG AAACTTTGCAAAAAGGCAAATGACATGGTTCCGGTGTGAGCCTATGTACCACTGGCTCAATGCTTCCAAACCTCTG GATTCAATACTTCAATGCATATACGATGCTTATGAGAGCGAAGCAGAGATGGTGGAGATACCGGAGTCTCTAAGAATGAGCAAAGACGTAAGAGATTCTCGAGAAGCTTCTGAACTAAAGGGGTATCGCTCCAAAAACAG GCATTTCGTAAGACGAGAGGACTGTTCTTCGGTGTTAGAATGGATCAGGAGTGAAGGATGTAAGAGTGAAGCTTCATGCGTGGAAAGCGCAATAGCATAA
- the IPT9 gene encoding isopentenyltransferase 9 (isopentenyltransferase 9 (IPT9); FUNCTIONS IN: tRNA dimethylallyltransferase activity, ATP binding; INVOLVED IN: tRNA processing, cytokinin biosynthetic process; EXPRESSED IN: 19 plant structures; EXPRESSED DURING: 13 growth stages; CONTAINS InterPro DOMAIN/s: tRNA delta(2)-isopentenylpyrophosphate transferase (InterPro:IPR018022), tRNA isopentenyltransferase (InterPro:IPR002627); BEST Arabidopsis thaliana protein match is: isopentenyltransferase 1 (TAIR:AT1G68460.1); Has 8435 Blast hits to 8424 proteins in 2622 species: Archae - 0; Bacteria - 5395; Metazoa - 110; Fungi - 129; Plants - 270; Viruses - 0; Other Eukaryotes - 2531 (source: NCBI BLink).) produces the protein MVIGSGVFLTRTCYLRLQPPSLVLRRRFCAATTACSVPLNGNKKKKSEKEKVIVISGPTGAGKSRLAMELAKRLNGEIISADSVQVYKGLDVGSAKPSDSDRKVVPHHLIDILHPSQDYSVGQFYDDGRQATKDILNRGRVPIVTGGTGLYLRWFMYGKPDVPKPSPEVIAEAHDMLVGFQTEYNWDAAVELVVNAGDPKASSLPRNDWYRLRRSLEILKSTGSPPSSFRIPYDSFRVNLVAPDADDFLEDGSSADISIQNIETDLDYDFLCFFLSSPRVALYRSIDFRCEDMLSGPNGVLSEARWLLDLGLLPNSNPATRAIGYRQAMEYLLQCRRYEGESSPREFYAFLNKFQTASRNFAKRQMTWFRCEPMYHWLNASKPLDSILQCIYDAYESEAEMVEIPESLRMSKDVRDSREASELKGYRSKNRHFVRREDCSSVLEWIRSEGCKSEASCVESAIA, from the exons ATGGTGATTGGCAGTGGCGTATTTTTGACCCGTACCTGTTACTTGAGACTTCAACCGCCAAGCCTTGTACTGCGCCGGAGATTCTGCGCAGCCACCACGGCCTGCTCTGTTCCTCTGAACgggaacaagaagaaaaagtctGAAAAGGAGAAGGTGATTGTGATTTCTGGGCCCACCGGCGCAGGAAAGAGCAGACTTGCCATGGAGCTCGCTAAGCGACTCAATGGCGAAATCATCAGTGCTGACTCCGTTCAG GTGTATAAAGGCCTTGATGTTGGATCAGCCAAGCCATCAGATAGCGATAGAAAG GTGGTGCCTCATCATCTTATCGACATTTTGCATCCGTCTCAAG ACTACTCTGTGGGGCAATTTTATGATGATGGAAGGCAAGCTACCAAAGATATTCTTAATAGAGGGCGTGTTCCCATTGTTACGGGTGGAACTGGATTGTATCTGCGATG GTTTATGTATGGGAAGCCGGATGTGCCTAAACCTTCTCCAGAAGTTATCGCTGAGGCCCATGATATGCTAGTTGGTTTTCAAACCGAATATAACTGGGACGCAGCTGTGGAGTTGGTGGTCAATGCTGGTGAtccaaaagcttcttctttacctCGTAATGATTGGTACAGACTACGCCGTAGCCTCGAGATACTCAAG TCAACTGGATCGCCTCCGTCTTCCTTTCGCATTCCTTATGATTCCTTTCGAGTAAATTTAGTTGCTCCTGATGCTGATGACTTCCTTGAGGACGGTTCATCTGCCGATATCTCTATCCAAAACATAGAGACAGATTTGGACTAtgactttctttgttttttcttgtcaagCCCACGGGTTGCTCTCTACAGATCTATTGATTTCAGATGTGAAGACATGCTTTCAG GACCCAATGGAGTTTTGTCAGAAGCTAGATGGCTTCTTGATCTTGGTCTTCTTCCAAACTCAAATCCTGCAACTCGTGCCATTGGGTACAGACAG GCCATGGAATATCTATTACAATGTCGTCGATATGAGGGCGAAAGTTCCCCTAGAGAATTTTATGCTTTCTTGAACAAATTTCAGACAGCATCCAG AAACTTTGCAAAAAGGCAAATGACATGGTTCCGGTGTGAGCCTATGTACCACTGGCTCAATGCTTCCAAACCTCTG GATTCAATACTTCAATGCATATACGATGCTTATGAGAGCGAAGCAGAGATGGTGGAGATACCGGAGTCTCTAAGAATGAGCAAAGACGTAAGAGATTCTCGAGAAGCTTCTGAACTAAAGGGGTATCGCTCCAAAAACAG GCATTTCGTAAGACGAGAGGACTGTTCTTCGGTGTTAGAATGGATCAGGAGTGAAGGATGTAAGAGTGAAGCTTCATGCGTGGAAAGCGCAATAGCATAA
- a CDS encoding uncharacterized protein (unknown protein; Has 35333 Blast hits to 34131 proteins in 2444 species: Archae - 798; Bacteria - 22429; Metazoa - 974; Fungi - 991; Plants - 531; Viruses - 0; Other Eukaryotes - 9610 (source: NCBI BLink).) has product MQRLQISSRPSEEFLINLSVDSASPDGLVVYDDIAKKELSLHNNSYKSANGERAIHLIPIVLFLCGFMLWVFSSATI; this is encoded by the coding sequence ATGCAAAGGTTACAAATAAGTTCTCGGCCATCTGAAGAGTTTCTGATTAACCTCTCGGTGGATTCCGCAAGCCCTGACGGTCTCGTGGTCTACGACGACATAGCCAAGAAGGAACTGTCTCTACACAACAATAGTTACAAGTCTGCTAATGGAGAGAGAGCTATTCACCTAATCCCTATTGTTCTCTTTCTATGTGGTTTTATGCTTTGGGTTTTCTCAAGTGCAACTATATAA